One Desulfobulbus oligotrophicus DNA segment encodes these proteins:
- a CDS encoding MFS transporter, with protein MIQRSQAHLSSLPASKKIGLKILIAISCSHFLNDLIQSLIPAIYPLLKEGFQLSFTQIGLITLTFQISASLLQPLVGLYTDYRPQPYFLAWGMGCTLLGLLALAWVPSYGLLLLAVALVGSGSAVLHPESSRVARLASAGQYGLAQSIFQVGGNAGTAAGPLLAALIIIPAGRSSLAWFALVALAAIVLLWWIGGWYKQQQAKKRLERRAAHITGKTGQRSAVRPVVILLLLMFSKFFYTTSLHSYLTFYLMHKFQVPVQAAQLHLFVFLFGVAAGTLLGGPIGDRIGRKQVIWWSIFGTAPFALALPHATLFWTGPLTFTIGLLIASAFPAMVVYAQELFPGKVGMVSGLFFGLAFGLAGLGAAFFGRLADQMGIEAVYQLCAWLPLLGLTAVLLPDLRQHPDSK; from the coding sequence TTATTCCAGCGATATACCCCCTGTTGAAGGAGGGGTTTCAACTCAGTTTCACACAGATCGGCCTGATCACCCTGACTTTTCAGATCTCGGCTTCGCTGTTACAGCCTCTGGTCGGTCTGTACACCGATTATCGACCGCAGCCGTACTTTCTTGCCTGGGGTATGGGGTGTACTCTGCTGGGGCTCCTTGCCCTGGCGTGGGTCCCGAGCTATGGGCTGCTGCTGCTGGCTGTTGCCCTGGTCGGTTCCGGATCAGCGGTTTTACATCCGGAATCATCCCGGGTTGCCCGTCTGGCTTCAGCCGGTCAGTACGGACTTGCCCAGTCAATCTTTCAGGTCGGCGGGAATGCCGGTACAGCTGCCGGTCCGCTGCTGGCAGCGTTGATTATCATCCCTGCGGGCAGATCAAGTCTGGCCTGGTTTGCCCTGGTGGCCCTGGCAGCCATTGTGCTTCTCTGGTGGATTGGCGGATGGTACAAGCAGCAGCAGGCAAAAAAACGGCTGGAGCGGCGAGCTGCGCACATAACCGGAAAGACCGGACAACGCTCTGCTGTCCGACCTGTGGTCATCCTGCTTCTTCTGATGTTTTCCAAATTTTTTTACACAACCAGTCTGCACAGTTATCTCACCTTTTACCTCATGCACAAATTTCAGGTTCCAGTGCAGGCGGCGCAACTGCACCTGTTCGTCTTTCTTTTCGGTGTGGCTGCCGGGACATTACTCGGCGGCCCCATTGGTGATCGCATCGGTCGCAAGCAGGTGATCTGGTGGTCGATTTTCGGCACAGCCCCCTTTGCACTGGCTCTCCCGCATGCCACCCTGTTCTGGACAGGCCCTCTGACCTTTACCATCGGCCTGTTGATTGCCTCAGCCTTTCCGGCAATGGTGGTCTACGCCCAGGAGTTGTTTCCCGGCAAAGTCGGAATGGTCTCCGGTCTTTTCTTTGGGCTGGCCTTTGGACTGGCCGGTTTGGGTGCGGCTTTTTTTGGTCGTTTGGCCGATCAGATGGGTATTGAAGCGGTCTATCAGCTGTGCGCCTGGTTACCCCTGCTGGGTTTGACAGCGGTGCTCCTTCCTGACCTGCGACAACACCCGGATAGTAAATAG